Below is a window of Humulus lupulus chromosome 2, drHumLupu1.1, whole genome shotgun sequence DNA.
ctccgattgagttgttttcaactaaatcctccgactaataagcttctaattttccttaggattgctatgcctcaatcctcgcttgaatccgagtcctagaactcaagataccttcgaaaacgcaatcgggagacgaaaatggaacttttagggagagagaatgtatagaacgttctttttatttattaaaaggttacttcaagcttaagtagcttccaataaaacctagtacttggggtcccaaaaacacccccggggatattatagtcaaaacttccataatttccccctgattttactaactcccaatttatcaccaaataataattcccattacccaataacctggtaatgctctaaataccccttgacttactccaagtcaagcttaaatcccgttgtgactttcccactagcttacctcctaagatCGTCTTGTACTGGTTAACCCTGacataatcaaataataacaaaacaccacgcccatttcacatatatgccaaaaatgcccgaaatggccaaaatatggaaatcacccaattaatcacaaatgggttcaaatgcatatttaatacacctaaacatgcatattatcattaaataacacAGTAAagcaattatgaccctcccggcctcataatcaaggccctaaaccttattaggaaatttggggcattacaggatgAGTGGACATAATCAATTATGACGTATCTTTGTTAGCAAATGAtcaagttggtgaggaaatttcagtttaagtaggtttaatgcttagaaatttagaacacaagagtacctatatacatagattaactttaaaatctgaattacttttgtagatttgatcacaaatgttaactttagataaatgtttaaaaaatttatactgttgtttttattttgtttatactgctgtttttctgtttctgctgctgtttttctttttatcaaaataggccagggaaattggcataaacatttacAATTttcctggttaatactttatgtgacaactcccaactgacgcaaaaaaaaaacttgtttttaacatttgtggtaGTGTCCCACTAACGCAAACATCAGCCTGGTTTGCATCATGGGATTTCACGTCACATATAAAATTAACGCAAAAACTCGTGGCAGCTAGCAACTGACGCAAATCACCTGAGTTAATATTAAAGTTATAGAGAGAGACAAAaggaaaattttattttatagtttCATAATTTCATAGTACACTTTATTTTACGATATACAAGGAAAAAATAAAGAATTTTGGGCAGTATGTATGTAAGCATGATACAatttaaaaacaaatagaatagaattgaattgaattgaattgtTGGTATTGAGTTTTGAGTATAATTAATCAGAGGAATCGAGAGTGCTTGCATTCTGTAGGAAGCTGGCCCTTAGGGAAGCGTTTCAAGTCTGTGCAGTAGTTGTACACCATGAACTTCTGCTGCACCCACCGCAGCCTGTTCCGCCCGGCGGCGTCCAGCCCTTGATTCTGCCACGTGGCATCGTTAAAGCCACCGGAGTTGTTGGCATCGCAGGTGGACTTTCCGGCTGCCCAAACACAGGCATTGGCCTTAAAGTTAGCGTAGGAAGCAGTGAAAGGAGCTTTGGTCCAGTCAGTCTTGACAAGGCCACCTCTTGTAGCCCAATCGTCTGCGTTCCACAAGCTTGAGTAAATCCTCATTGGCTGGCTTTTGGGGAATGCAACTCCTGCTGTTGACTCCAAGTTGTTGAACACTCTTATTGGAATGTTGTCCACCATGAAGCTGATCAATCAACCACAAtatataattcattaattaataattagatcaTACATGCATGcagtttgtatatatatatattaacaattTTAGTATCATCACTTACATAATACGTTGTTTGTTCCAAACAATGGAGTAAGTGTGGAAAGCCTTTGTTGGGTCGAACCAAAGATGGAACTGTTGTTCTCTGTTCCCTTTTCCTTGGCTGAACACATTGGTATGGAGTGTGTAGGGGTCTCCAGACAAGTTGCCCAAGAACTCGAAGTCAATCTCATCATGGTTTGGGCCTTGAGAAGACAACTGCATTGTTTGGAATATTATTATTCATAATCAGAatctatatataattatatattaattgcaGAAGATTATACATGAGAAGAGAGATATAATGTATCTTACATAGTATGCAGTGACTGTCCCAGCTGAATTCCCAGGCACAAGCTTGATTTGCATATCGATTCGGCCAAACAAGTACTCGTTCTTGGACTGGAAACCAGAGCCTGAAGCCTTGTCAAGTGAGAGAGTAAGAAGCTTGCCTCCTTGGAGTATTTGGGCTCGGTGATCACCCCATGTTATATCGAAGTCTTGGTAAAAGTTCCCAGCTGAGGCTAAACCCACCACCAGGCAACTAATTACCATGAGCACAGAACAAAGCAGAGGCTTCGAAAGAGACAACATTTGTTTTTGGAATAATGTATTATTCTTGTAGAAAATATAATATAGCTATACTTGTGGTTGGGATAGGCTTTGTGTATCAATTGATGAGAAGCCTAAGTTTCTGAAATGCCTTTATATAGATCATAGAGATATGGAGCAACGTTCAAAGGTTTTACCGCTGGTGCCAACTGGGGATAATTATTACAAATAAAAGTCTTAATAAGCAGATAGGTGTAACCAAAAAATATAGGATGGTATTAGCTCAGCTGGCAAAGACCAACTTGACCATAAAGAGTTTCCATTAATTGGAAGGAGCGTAGGAATCTTAGACGGGAGAggaattaatttctttttttaattGCGTGTTTGTGTGTGATATATAATATGAAGATTATTATGGACTGAAATAATATAaaagtaattttatttatttatgtgtaaATAGCCCTTGTCTCTTCAAGCTTCTTCCATTGTATTACTTAagtctctaattttttttttaagtaaataGATCCTCAACATTTATATTTTGGCTCACATAGAttcataatattatattttattaaataaatcctAATTTATATTGGCAAAATGAGATTTTTAACCCAAAAAAATATAGCAcccatttgtttttatttttatttttaacaagcattttaattaattaattattactaaatattaaaaatttattttctatcatacctctaaatatatttaatatatcattaagtagtttatcatttttaataaatttgtttacataatttaaaatttaGAAGCATGATCATAAATTTATTTAGGGTGCAAACATCtataacattatttttttttctcgCTATACACATTTCTATTTAAACTTATCATaaattgttaaaaaatatttctacACATATCAGGAGCTTAATAGAAATACGTGTAGTGAGAAAAAATGATGTTATAGATAGAAACAATTTTAATAAATTCCATACTTCTAAAATTTAAAGTATGTAATTTTTCTtattaaaaatgataaactaattaatatataagtgatattttaaatatttttagaggtataataaaaaatatttttattattatttcttaatatttcaAGAGAATATTTAAGTTAAttaccaaaataatatatttgataataacttttttgaagttataataattaattaattaagaatggTTTAAAGAAGTATTTTTTTTGTTGTTCAAATCATATTTATACTTATAAAaatgatttatttaataaaaaagagGACCTATGTGAGCCAAGAAATATATTGATGATCTAATtgctacaaaataaaaattaagaacttAAGCGATACAAGTGATAAAAATTGAGGATGGCAAGTGTTATTTagcctaattatttattttatttgtaaagaaagttgttttaaaaagaaaaatagatatgaaagATAGCATTCATGCATGCATCATAGTAATCCAAAAGAAAATAGTGGAATATTGTTATTAAAATAGTGGAAATAGTGGAATATATGGGGTGCTATGGCGGTGGGAGGTGGACACAGAAAATAGGTACGTACGCGTTTCGTTTGGTGGGTTAATACTACTCTTATTGAGACCGTGATGAGTAAGTTAGTGATCAATTTTAAACCTTGGCTTACGTCcacttgaaaaataataataaaccctTTTATTGGTACTTTTATTTGGTTATTTTTCAAGGCTTTCCTACTTGATATTATTTTTTAAGTGTTATATTGGTGTATGTACGTGTACGTGTACGTGTACGTAGGGAAAGGGTATTATTCTAGTATAATATCATATTCTTTTTCACATTTCGGATGTGTACATTTACAATATGGCTAAACATGGTGCTTATATTATTATTGACTTCCGTCTGTATTTCAAAACCGGAGCCCCATTACTAGCTAGTCTCTCTATATCGGAAATTTTTTGGGTAATTAATATggatatgtatttttttttagtattttgatGTATAACTTTATATTTTTTATACCACGGTTTATAATGTAATTACTCCCGTATAAATATTCAGTAAATACCATTTAGGCAGCTTCAATAGCAAGGGTGTCTTACGTGTTCCTAGGATAATTTTGGTGCATTGGAGTTTTATTTTTTCTAGTTGGTAATTGTTAGAAAAATCAGTAGTGAATAGTAATTTTTCTTTGTCCCACAATGTTTATGAATAAAATATCTCATTAGTTAGATACTATAAATAGACCTTAATGGTCTTAGTTTCTTTCACACCAaaacatatttatttatatatatttgtcttcctttgaagattatgatatatatattttcaatattgtttttttctttctactCTTTAGAGTTATCAGATTTGTTCTAGTGTGATAGAGTTCGGGTatatttggttcggcgaagtaattgagttacttgtcgttcatcgttgtatcctgggagatagacgTTGAAACCTCGTAGAGGtgaatctgttttaaggaaactgtgtgttacacaggccacaggcctcggcttttaattttgttctttataattattgtgtaaattaattataattgctatttatattatagttatttatatattgttatttataattataatattatattgttatatatattataagttatttataattataatattatattgttatatatatattataagttatctataattataatattgttatttatattatagttatttataagttatttataattataatattgttatatatattataagttatttatattgtattatttataattataatatttatgtatctttaatttagtagatataaatattgtatttatcatattgcgtttattcaagtattatataagttatgtttttcctacaatcttaaaacagattattgtttaaatataatatttgaatatatcagtgatatttctatatctatatatttgaaagatattgttattgcgaaaagttcgtttgaacttaaatctcactagagaagttctgggaactgaatattttcaaagaaactaGACTACTGAGACAGGGGCTAGACCCTTCTTCTAGTATTCTTTGGAAATTGTCTAGTAGAGATATTTGAGGCTGGATAAATACTTAATAGAAATATTCTACGAGAGGCTAGACCACGAATGGTTGGGTTTTTTACCCTTCCAGGCTAACCTaagaattttctttaagtttgatctaataaatctatcagccatggtgtctgagataaacctagtcaattccaacccaatggagtggtggattgatactggtgccactcGGCATGTATGCTCAAACAAGAGTCTGTTCAAATCTTTTGAACAGGTAGATAATGGCGAGAAGATTTTCATGGGAAATTCTGCCACATCTAAAATTGCGGGTCAAGGAAGTGTGATCCTAAAAATGACTTCTGGAAAGGAGCTGACTCTGAACAACGTACTGTACGTACCAGAGATCCGGAAAAACCTAGTGTCTGGTTCACTGTTGAACAAACATGGATTCCGAATTGTATTTGAGTCAGACAAAGTTGTTCTGTCCAAAAGTGGAATGTTTGTGGGAAGTGGTTATGTAACTGATGGGTTGTTTAAACTCAGTGTAATGGTTGttaaaccaattatcaataaagttaataactcttctacttacttgcttgagtcttccaatgtttggcatggtagactaggacatgttaattatgatactctgcgtagattaattaacttgaatcacataccaaAATTCCACATTGATTCAAATCATAAGTGTGAAACCTGTGTTGAGGCAAAGCTAACAAGGTCTTCCTTCTAAATGATTGAAAGGAATAATGAACCCCTAAATTTAATCCATAGCGatgtatgtgatttaaaatttgttcaaacaaggggaggcaataagtattttattacttttgtcgATGATAGCACGAAATATTGCTATGTGTATTTGCTGAAAAGCAAAGacgaggctatagagaaatttgttctctataagatcgaagttgagaatcaacttaacaaaaagattaaggtgttgagaagtgatcgaggtggtgaatatgAATCACCATTTCGTGAATTCTGTGCAAAAAATGGAATCATCCATGAAACCACTGCACCTTATTCacctcagcaaaatggtgttgctgaacggaaaaatcgtacattgaaagagatgatgaatgcgatgttgattagttctgagtttattgccttagacaagtgtgacgaagaagctgaatggcttcgtcaatttttagaagatattccaaaatggcctaaaccagtgccagctattggcttacattgcgatagtcaatctgcaattggtagggcgcataataatatgtataatggtaagtctagacatatacgtcgtagacacaataccattagacaactactctcaactggagttatctctattgactatgtgaagtcaaaggataatattgcggatccgctaaccaaagggttaaatagagagttggttgaaaaatcatcgaggggaatgggtctaaagcccatgaatgaataaagtcaatacagtagacaccccacctagttgactggagatcccaagatctaggttcaaggggacaactaaaactgtaaagactatgttggatcactgtgggggttatcctcattgtccattcctatgatgaaacagtgataaccgtaaggaaaaggttaagctatgcttttaatgatttcttatgcgtcgaaatgtcgagcagagtaatacgggttactcttaattaagaaaatcacctatgtgagagagaagatggGCCGCTTCTATAGGGATTGAATAAGGGCTCAATTCCTATAATATCTCTTGCAGAACCAGGGAAATGTTCAGGGCCAAAACGAACATAATCTTGAGAACCAATATATGTCAGGAAGATTCCTgtgtgttgtaacgacccaaattcgctaataaggcttaagggccttgattagtgtgccaggagggcaggttaggatttatgtgtgattttatgaattaaatgcatgattatgatttaaagcatgttatttggctatttgtttaactgagatgcatggctatgtttactagtatgcatgtaggcccggatcgtgttagaagggcataattgtaattttggccatgttgggcataactgtattgatatgtgataactgtattctgtgaattgtaccacgtgggcgtggttgtattattgtgatgcacgtgccgagacggttctagagagctagttaactcaagagtcacaacgggatttctatacccggctcgggaggagcctaggggtacctcgggaattttatggttaagttgagatttagcgggtaatggttattggagatttagtaacctgggtaaccattagttactgctgagagtaacaagttttagaaagaaaatggtagaaatgaaatagaaatgaaaagacttaagtacccttgaggtttaggtgggaaaggataggcaaggaggggcaaaatggtcatttggttgggaattagataaatggcagctggttttatggggtacacggtttggggcttaaccattttggtcttgatagtgtttgaagagaagagaaaagagagggaaaagctagggcatgaggaagaagaagaagaagaagagaaggagaagttggagacctaggagatgaaggaagcttagggatggattctccatatgaggtaaggaattttatacacatttaaggcttgattatgttatgggttaagaatttgagcatgggttaagtttgatgtttgagtttttatttttttctgaaattgaaatcaaggatgtgaattttggggatttgattgggtgttttgatgttttggtgatgtttatgggttgttggatggtttatttggagtcttgagttggttttggggcttgggtgtgagtttgggttgatttggtaaggttttagctcggagaaaacgcaggagaaaacccagaattctgggtctgcgaaggcgtgccgcgacacaggtttttcgtgccgcggcaagggagcctctgactgatgggtgccgcggcacaaggatgtggtgccgcggcacaaggctaatttcagggcatcatttttaggcaattttaggcctttgctccgggggttcgggggatgcctccggggtgttgttctaaggttttaggggtcccgagagtgcgggattggtcccggaaagtggttttgggttgattagtaatgagggatgtttcttgtgtgttgtgactaggttctttgagaggctcgtgctagaggaccgtgctcgcggctttagtgcatcaggaggctcggaatgcaggtaagaaaactatagcacccgagaatagggcttggccccagattgtattatgtgcaaatgtttaaacttaaatgaatcatgatgtgtgtgaatggttatttcgaatgtactatatgtgtgattatgatgaaatgaacggccgtgggccgagtacggcgtaagccggggcggccgtgagccgagtacggcgtaagccggggcggccgtgggccgagtacggcgtaagccggggcggccgtgggccgaaagtaacacctagcacatgggatgctatagtcagggcggggcccggtggatacatgtgttatgctatattcagggtgggacccaagggatacatgagttatcctcgcggtgagaaccgataccccaggcttcggtaaggctctggggcggcttggccgtgtttgcttagtctaatgattgacttgtttatttgtggactATCTGTTATGATatactgtatacattgcatatgttatgttctgcatgagttttcttgctgggcttcggctcacgggtgctctgtgttgcaggtaagggcaatgactgagtcaaccaaccatgagtacggagagcgtgaagcgacgcgtacatgtttggcctgcccgactgctttggttgggggtttattcaaaaatggctgtaataacctatgattttatgatttctcaactgtaaccttatttcaagatgtaattagttttcaaaccttattttgggatcccaaatgtttaataatagaagttttaatgaaacgacgcattttcagagattacagccttaacttttaactagtcacacttttgtttcaaaacctcggttagcgagttcattgcacactgtttggtcttaaaaactcacttagtaacggctctaaggaagtagggcgttacaacttggtatcagagcgagccaaggtttattggttctggagatcgaccgaacatgtacgctcgctgtcagtgacaagctcgactcagggttggttggtatgaatgattgacatgtttgattatatgttgaatgccctgtttgcctgcttatttatatggagcatgaggaatgagatgacacatgcatgagatactgatagggcctggcccttgactgttgcatgttgaggTCAATGTGTgctaaataacattattatgcatgtggatgaaaattggcataatggttcgcatattgagcgtatgtggttagttttctgaattaaattcatatgttatatctgtttactggcttgtatgaagcatgatgagtgtggatacaCTTAGTGGTGATAGAAATTTGgtaagctaaatgtatatcattgtggacttgacctagtatatgcttgtgtgtgcattatacctgtggatatttgtaaatatacttacacaagggaaggttcaaagggtaACACCTACCTATCCTATGCGGGTTTCTAACGTTGAACTCTATCACCTAGGTGTAAACCATCTGATGGTTATTCTTGTGTCatttttcattcatgtgggggattgttagAAAAATCAGTAGTGAATAGTAATTTTTCTTTGTCCCACAATGTTTATGAATAAAAAATCTCATTAGTTAGATACTATAAATAGACTTTAATGGTCTTAGTTTCTTTCACACCAaaacatatttatttatatatatttgtcttcctttgaagattgtgatatatatattttcaatattgtttttttctttctactctttagagttcttagatttgttctagtgtgatagagttcgggtatatttggttcgacgaagtaattgagttacttgtcgttcaccgttgtatcctgggagatagacgtcgaaacctcgtagaggcggcgaatctgttttaaggaaactgtgtgttacacaggcctcggcttttaattttgttctttataattattgtgtaaattaattataattgctatttatattatagttatttatatattgttatttataattataatattattttgttatatatattataagttatttataattataatattgttatttatattatagttatttataagttatttataattataatattgttatatatatattataagttatttatattgtattatttataattataatatttatggatctttaatttagtagatataaatattgtatttatcatattgcgtttattcaagtattatataagtTATGTTTTTCCTACAGTAATTAAATGTTTAACACGGAATAGTTTCAAGCACTAAGAGCACTCTCAATGGATGTTATACTTTATACTTTAAAATACTTTTCCAAAACACATATTTTAGTTTTATATTATATCATACATCAGCTtctttatatatttctctacatcatttaaatattatatctttaaacatattttattaattaaagtaaaataaaataattgaaaaagaaaaaaaataataaatatatataataaataggagagagaaagcttataaagaaaaataataatattaaaatattatataaaagatatgcaaatattatgtaaatgtagatatagattaattggagtttgtacatagctattataaatatatgtataaaggagctgatggaatatgtttttgtgagttttagctaaatattatagagaaagtgtattgcaaaatacaccaccaaaacatattttttttataatttacctcaaatttttacattataccatacatcaacttatctattttttctctacattatttaaatattatattttaaaaaatatatttgattcatttttgttatacccagatttcgagccatggtaaatatgacctcgaaagctgagttcgcaataaatggtctcgtgaggattagagtatgatctaggattgtaaatcgagcatgcaaagtatgatatatgatctcgaatgcggtgacctcgaaatgatctcgatctcgaaaggtagctccgagaacacttTCATCTTCAGggacttcggagcatgggtcttgagctcgatgtactatctcgaaagcaatgttagctcgggagatgtcagtggctcgcacaatgacatgaaacctgagatgctgaagccttggagatacgctataaccaccttgaatatctacaagtattgtaaacatgagatgtaatcctcatttattgatgtaaatccccaagaatcgtgggatattatttagtcagttatgcattccctagtcttcagggacgtttccttgtttatctgattaaaggcatttaaagccatttatttttattcacaaaagagtaactacccaaaatatgtgggatagtattctgcatccttctctataaatagagaagccatgcaccattgtaatggaccgaaattctgatctttgagagaaaactctggagaattcatgctaaagaatttttcagagataatcttaagattaataacagagactcgtggactaggcagatttaactgctgaaccacgtaaaaaatcgtgtgtttgatttgtttgtttcgtttgaCCATCGCCatccattgtttttgtgctcttcttttatctgttgacgaaaaacggcgtcaacaattttaataaataaaataattaaatataatagtatcacacacgcatatatatacaaaaatttataaaaaaaaataataaaatatttatagtttgatgaatagtatttcactacatatagataaatactattcatttaggtaaataAATATAACTTTATATCACCTATTAGAAgactatttaataattttttctctATATAATAAAGAATTAGATATTTTACCTCATCCATTGAGAGTGTTATAAGAGAGGTTGTCTTCTTCTCATCCATTGAGAATCCAaaagattttatttttcattctTCTCTTCTAGTTCTAGATTTGACAGGAATTTTTCCCAAAGCAATATTGGTGGAAGATGATGGTTATAGTGACATTTGCCAGGGGCTAGTGTAAGCACTTGGATTTtagtctaattttttttttaaacttaatttaatatatatagttAAATACATTATATTTAGTTGAAAACAAAAATTAAGATGTCTTTTTCATAAATCTATTCTAAACTCAAACCCACTCATTTGATAAGATTATTTAAAGGAgtaaataatatttttgcttcTCGAACTATGACTAATATGTGATCGTGCCTCCTAATAAAAAAGCACTtctttttacaatataaaataaatatatcttaaaataaaaattaaaaataaattataaaacaaaGTTTTTTCCCATTTGTCCTCTttcttttaaattaattttttatttatttaagtcatTCGTCATTCATCATTCATCATTCGTCCTTCGTCCTTatctttaattaaaagttttttctttcttttagtatttattttaaatttctattctaaaatagatttattttatattgtaaaagaaaataaaagtaaaaattaaaaagagctatttattattaattatatattaaattttttaacaatttaattaatatttttaagaaaaaaattagattttttaaaaaaataaaaattgccCAATTTTGTAGTGGTTACAGTTCAGAGGTAAAATTACTAATTATTCTATACATGACATTGTCACATCAGCATAAAAAATGACACATCATCAATATGTTAGCCATCTAGGACAAAATCTAACATAAGTTTCATATTTCAGTAACATGTAGTTCAGTGCGAATTTTTAACATCGTGAATCATTCAGGGAGCACGATCATATAGTCATACGGGggaaaaatgctattta
It encodes the following:
- the LOC133817303 gene encoding xyloglucan endotransglucosylase protein 1-like; translation: MLSLSKPLLCSVLMVISCLVVGLASAGNFYQDFDITWGDHRAQILQGGKLLTLSLDKASGSGFQSKNEYLFGRIDMQIKLVPGNSAGTVTAYYLSSQGPNHDEIDFEFLGNLSGDPYTLHTNVFSQGKGNREQQFHLWFDPTKAFHTYSIVWNKQRIIFMVDNIPIRVFNNLESTAGVAFPKSQPMRIYSSLWNADDWATRGGLVKTDWTKAPFTASYANFKANACVWAAGKSTCDANNSGGFNDATWQNQGLDAAGRNRLRWVQQKFMVYNYCTDLKRFPKGQLPTECKHSRFL